One Labeo rohita strain BAU-BD-2019 chromosome 12, IGBB_LRoh.1.0, whole genome shotgun sequence genomic region harbors:
- the foxh1 gene encoding forkhead box protein H1, producing the protein MTKHWGGPGLLAPPVITVGAGAQHDHHLDCRTSYSSSNPSCHCSTNPLLEFGGRLEKSTGMAQDSCYRAKSSDQSAWEMQDGNSSGGKKKNYQRYPKPPYSYLAMIAMVIQNSPEKKLTLSEILKEISTLFPFFKGNYKGWRDSVRHNLSSYDCFVKVLKDPGKPQGKGNFWTVEVSRIPLELLKRQNTAVSRQDETIFAQDLAPYIFQGYAQSNKSKPLPADLSLPPVPTRHSPNPSEDPYRPKLDSTFAIDSLLHSLRPASSAGEGLRERESWGVGPPPHTRSTTPLRPCNASYNCSSSASSVSPASDLSDEDWRGVTLIGKRSSDRGSTSDGYSDSCPPPNKSSKRGTTPPWELPTSYAKYTPPNAVAPPSMRFNGNPFMPLGGIPFYGYGGAHVTSSHLIGHPYWPILPNGPVSIQAPPLLMDLDSMLQSVPPNKSVFDALGPNNQTSHPPPNQYALQNGPSLCKYSL; encoded by the exons ATGACAAAGCACTGGGGGGGTCCGGGCTTGTTGGCACCACCCGTGATCACTGTAGGAGCAGGAGCGCAACACGACCATCACCTTGACTGCAGAACCAGCTATTCCTCTTCCAACCCTAGCTGTCACTGCTCCACAAATCCACTGCTGGAGTTTGGTGGCCGGCTGGAGAAGTCCACAGGGATGGCGCAGGACTCCTGTTACAGAGCCAAATCGTCGGATCAAAGCGCATGGGAAATGCAGGATGGAAACTCCAGTGGAGGAAAGAAGAAGAACTATCAGCGTTATCCCAAACCACCTTACTCTTACCTAGCTATGATTGCCATGGTCATCCAGAACTCTCCGGAGAAGAAGCTCACTTTATCAGAG ATTCTGAAGGAGATCAGCACTCTCTTTCCATTCTTCAAGGGAAATTACAAAGGCTGGAGAGACTCAGTCCGACACAACCTGTCCTCTTACGACTGCTTTGTGAAG GTGCTTAAGGATCCTGGTAAACCCCAAGGTAAAGGTAACTTTTGGACTGTAGAAGTGAGCCGAATTCCCCTGGAGCTTCTGAAAAGACAAAATACGGCAGTGTCCCGTCAGGATGAAACTATCTTTGCTCAGGACCTGGCCCCGTACATCTTTCAAGGTTACGCTCAGTCGAACAAGTCCAAACCTCTGCCTGCTGACCTCTCCTTACCCCCCGTTCCCACCCGTCACAGCCCAAACCCATCAGAGGACCCCTATCGTCCCAAACTGGACTCCACATTTGCCATAGATTCTCTCCTGCATAGCCTCAGGCCTGCCAGTTCTGCTGGGGAAGGGCTACGAGAGAGGGAGAGTTGGGGCGTCGGGCCCCCTCCACACACTCGCTCTACCACTCCACTGCGGCCTTGTAACGCCTCATACAATTGCAGTTCGTCAGCCAGCTCTGTCAGCCCTGCGTCTGATTTGTCAGACGAGGACTGGAGAGGGGTAACACTTATTGGGAAAAGATCAAGCGATCGAGGATCGACTTCAGATGGATACAGTGACTCGTGTCCCCCGCCAAACAAAAGCTCCAAGCGGGGTACCACTCCTCCATGGGAGCTCCCGACTTCCTACGCCAAATACACCCCTCCTAACGCGGTAGCCCCTCCTAGCATGCGCTTTAACGGAAACCCCTTCATGCCACTGGGCGGTATTCCGTTCTACGGTTATGGTGGTGCACATGTCACTTCATCACACTTGATTGGTCACCCCTACTGGCCCATTCTACCAAATGGGCCAGTTTCCATACAAGCTCCGCCCCTTCTCATGGACTTGGACAGTATGCTGCAATCTGTTCCGCCCAATAAGAGTGTGTTCGATGCGCTCGGCCCCAACAATCAGACTTCTCATCCACCTCCAAACCAGTATGCCCTTCAGAATGGACCTTCCCTTTGCAAATATTCTCTTTAA